In the genome of Nocardioides palaemonis, the window GCACGTCGGCGTAGGGCTCGATCGTGGTGTCGCCCTCCTCGGCGAGGCAGAGGGTGCGGGCGCCACGGGCGCGGACCTCCTGGATGCCGCTGAGCATCTTGTCGTGGAGCTGGTCGCGACCGCGCGGCGGGACGACGCACAGGATCGGCAGGCCCTCCTCGACCAGCGCGATCGGGCCGTGCTTGAGCTCGCCGGCCGCGAAGCCCTCGGCGTGGAGGTAGGCGATCTCCTTGAGCTTGAGCGCCCCCTCGAGCGCGACCGGGTAGCCGGCGTGGCGACCGAGGAAGAGCACCGAGCGGCTGCCGACGTGGTCGCGCGCGAGGGCGTAGACCTCGTCGGCCTTGTCGAGGACGGCCTGGACGTGACCGGGCATCTGCTCGAGCTGGTCCATGACCTGGGAGATCTCGTCGCCGAAGCGGGTGCCCTTGACCTGGGCGAGGTAGAGGGCGAGGAGGTAGCAGGCGACGAGCTGGGTCAGGAAGCCCTTGGTCGACGCGACGCCGATCTCCGGCCCGGCGTGGGTGTAGATCACGCCGTCGGACTCGCGCGGGATGGTCGAGCCGTTGGTGTTGCAGATCGCGAGCACCTTCGAGCGCTGGACCCGGGCGTGGCGGATCGCCTGCAGGGTGTCGGCGGTCTCGCCGGACTGGCTGATCGCCACCACGAGGGTGTCGCTGGTGAGGATCGGGTCGCGGTAGCGGAACTCGCTGGCGAGCTCCACCTCGACGGGGATCCGGCACCAGTGCTCGATGGCGTACTTGGCGACCATGCCGGCGTAGAACGAGGTGCCGGCCGCGATGATGATGATCTTGTCGATGTCGCGCAGGTCCTGGTCGGAGAGCCGCATCTCGTCGAGCTGGAGCAGCCCGTCCTCGCCGCGGCGGCCGAGCAGCGAGTCGGCCACGGCGCGCGGCTGCTCGAAGATCTCCTTGCGCATGAACCAGTCGTGGCCGTCCTTCTCGGCGGCCGACAGGTCCCAGTCGACGTGGTAGCGGGTGCCCTCTGCGGGCGTGCCGTCGAAGCCGGAGACGCTCACGCCGTCGCGGGTGATGGTGACGACCTGGTCCTGGCCGAGCTCCATCGCCTCGCGGGTGTGCTCGATGAAGGCCGCGACGTCGGAGCCGAGGAAGTTCTCCCCCTCGCCGATGCCGACCACGAGCGGCGAGTTGCGCCGCGCGGCGACGACGCGGTCGGGGTCCTGCGCGTCGACCGCGACGAGGGTGAAGGCACCCTCGAGGCCACGGCAGACGTTCTGCATCGCCACGGTGAGGTCGACGCCGGTCGCCAGCTGCTCCTCGAGCAGGTGGGCGGCGACCTCGGTGTCGGTGTCGGAGGCCATCTCGGTGCCGGCGGCCTCGAGCCGGTGCCGCAGCGCGGCGAAGTTCTCGATGATGCCGTTGTGGACCACGGCGACGCGGCGCTCGCGCCCGACGTGCGGGTGGGCGTTGCGGTCGGTCGGCGCACCGTGGGTGGCCCAGCGGGTGTGGCCGATGCCGGTGGTGACCGGCGGCAGCGGCGTCTCCGCGATGGCCTTCTCGAGGTTGGCGAGCTTGCCGGCGCGCTTGTCGCTGACGATCGACCCGTCGTCGACGAGCGCGATCCCGGCGGAGTCGTAGCCCCGGTACTCCAGGCGACGCAGGCCCTCGATGACCACACCCTCGGCGGCCTTGCCACCCACGTATCCGACGATTCCGCACATGGTGGCGCAGTCTATCGGCGCCCCTCGGCAGGGTGCTGCATCGCCCGGTGCCGCGGCGGTGCAAGAATCGCGGCCATGTCCGAGGCCCCGGCGCCGCCGCACGGCGCCCCCAACGGGAGCGAGGCCTCGCCGTACGTCGAGCTCGAGCGCGCCGCGTGGGCGGAGCTCGCCGGCACCGCCGAGACGAGCCTCACGCCCGACGAGGTCGTCCGCCTGCGGGGACTGGGCGACCAGCTCGACCTGCGCGAGATCGAGCAGGTCTACCTCCCGCTGTCGCGGCTGCTCAGCCTCTACGTCGCGGCCAACTCCCGGCTGCACCTCGAGCAGGAGGAGTTCCTCCACCGCGTCACCCCGCCGCGTACGCCCTTCGTGATCGGGCTCGCCGGGTCGGTCGCGGTCGGCAAGTCCACCACCGCCCGCGTGCTGCAGCAGATGCTGGCGCACTGGCCCGAGCACCCCAACGTCGCCCTCGTGACCACCGACGGCTTCCTGCTCCCCAACGCCGAGCTCGAGCGGCGGGGCATCCTGCACCGCAAGGGCTTCCCGGAGTCCTACGACCGCAAGGCGCTGCTGAAGTTCGTCATCGACATCAAGTCCGGCAAGGACGAGGTCGAGGCGCCGATCTACTCCCACCTCGTCTACGACGTGCTGCCCGACGAGAAGGTCGTGGTCAAGCGCCCCGACATCGTCATCGTCGAGGGCCTCAACGTCCTGCAGCCGGCGCGGGTGCGCGACGACGGCCGCACCGGGCTCGCCGTGAGCGACTTCTTCGACTTCTCCGTCTACGTCGACGCCGCGCTCACCGACATCAAGCGCTGGTACGTCGACCGGTTCCTGCGCCTGCGCGAGACCGCCTTCCGCGACCCCGCGTCGTACTTCCGCAAGTACGCCGCGCTCTCCCACGACGAGGCCGTCGACCAGGCGACCCGGATCTGGGACTCGATCAACGAGCCCAACCTCGTCCAGAACGTCGCCCCCACCCGCTCGCGCGCCAACCTCGTGCTGCGCAAGGACGCCGACCACTCCGTGCGCTACGTGCGGCTGCGCAAGCTCTGAGTCGCGCGTCGGTGGGACGTCCGCCCGCGGGACGTCATGGCCGTCGGTCGTTCGCGTCGCCGGTCGCCATGACCTCGTCACGCCGCGTCGACCCAGCCGCCGGCGCGCAGGCCGCGCTCGACCTGGTCGAAGAAGTCGTCAGCGGCCACCCGAAGCCCCAGCAGCGGCAGGCGCAGGACACGGGCGTCGCGCAGGACCACCTCGTTCTGGCGCAGCGCATCAGGCACGACCGAGGTCGCCCACGAGTGGTGGATGCCGTCGATCTCGACCACCAGGTGGAACGCGTCCCAGCAGACGTCGAGGTAGTACCGGCCGCCCCTGCCCCGTCGGACCACCTGTCGGTCGGGCTCCGGCAGGCCCCGGCGCCGGCACTCCCGCGCGACGTCGAACTCGCCCAGGGAGCGCACCCCGCCGAGCAGGTCGTTGACCACGTCGTGCATCAACCCACGGCGCCGGTCACGCCTGACCGCCAGCAGCGCACACCCCAGGTGATCCGCCGTCGTGAGGCCCTGCTGGACCGGCATCGTCAGGAGGAGTGCGGCCTGCCTGTCGGTGCACGCCCACATCGCCGCGCGCACCGCCGCCACTGGCACGCGGGTGCGAGGGACGCCGGACGGTGCGCGATCGTCGGCTGACCAGCGGCGGGTGCGTCGCACGTCGAGGCCGGCCCCGCGCAACGGCTTCACACCACGCGGCACCGACACTCGGTGGACGGTCGTGTCGTAGCCAGTGAGCCCGGAGGCCACCAGCGACGACTCCCCGTCCAGCATGGCGCGGTCGCCGCCCTCGAACACGGCTGCCCAGTGCCTGCCGAGCTCCGACACCGGCCCGGTGTGCAGGCACAGGGCCCTCGACCACACCCGCTGCCACCGCCGTGCTCGAAGCTGGGCGCGGACCTCGCCGCGCGTCATGCCCGCGGCGTAGGCCTGGGCGCGTGACACCACCCCGCCTTGCTTCGCTGCGAGGGCCGCGACCCCCTCCAGGGTCCGTTCGCGCTCGTCGCGGCTGCGTCTGCGTCGTTCGTCCATGGAGCGAGGCTCCGGCTCGGGTACGACAGAAGGGGCTGGCCCGACGGCCGCCCTGTGGACGAGCACGTCGGCGGGCCAGCTGTGGACGTCGTGCGGACCGCGCCCCGCCGCAGCTGCGATGCCGACGCGCACCCCCGGCGCGTACGTCATGGCCGCCGGTCGCCGGAGTGACCGGCCGCCATGACGTCGGCGGCTCCTCGCGACTCCGACGCGCAACGCCGGCGCGTACGTCATGGCCGGTGGACCCCCAGGCGACCACCCGCCATGACGTCCGCAGGCGGGGTCCCCTCAGGAGGACGCGACGGTGAAGCGCTGGCGGCGGTGCTGGGGCCGCTCGATCTCGTCGACGAGCGCGAGGGCGTAGTCCTCGGCGCTGACGAAGTCGCCGGCCGGGGTGTCGAGCGAGGTGGCGTACGACCCGGTGCGCTCGCCGGGGGCGATCACGGGCGCCGGGCTGAGGAAGGTCCAGTCGAGCGACTCCGGCGCGGCGCGGAACAGGTCGAGCGCCTTCGCTCCGGAGGTGGCCTCCGCCTGGTACTCCTCCGGGAAGCCGTCGGAGTCGAGCAGGCGGGTGCCGTCGGGGGTGAGCAGCGAGCCGGCACCGCCGACGAACAGCACGCGCGCGTCGCCGGCGTGGTCGATGAGGGTGGAGACCGAGGCGAGCCACGGCTCGTGCGACTCACCGGTCCGGCTCGGGCCGGTGGCCGAGACGACGACGTCGTGGTCGGCGGCGGCAGCGCGCACGGCGTCGGCGGAGCCCATGTCGGCCCCGGTCGAGCGGCTCAGGGCGGTGACGTCGTGGCCGCGGGCGGTGGCCTCGGAGGCGATGCGGGAGCCGACCATGCCGGTGGCGCCGAACAGGGCGATCTTCATGTGGTGTCCTTCGTGAGTGGGTGGACCACCGACGGTAACCACTGGTAACCAAGCACTTCAACGTGCTATGAGTACCTCATGGTGACCATGGACCGCGGCGACGCCTTCGACCCCGACTGCCCCACCCGGGTCGTCCTCGACCGCATCGGCGACAAGTGGACCGTCCTGGTGATCGGGGCGCTCGAGCCCGGCAGCCTGCGCTTCACCGAGCTGCGCGCGCGCATCGGCGGCGTCGCGCCCAAGGTGCTGACCCAGACGCTGCGGGCGATGGAGCGCGACGGCCTGCTGACGCGCACCGTGCACGCCCAGGTGCCGCCGCGCGTCGACTACGAGCTCACCGCGCTCGGCGCCTCCCTCACCGCGCCGATCGCGACCCTCACCGACTGGGCCGAGACCCACCTCCCGCAGATCCTCGGGTCCCGCGAGACCTACGACGCGGCCGCCGAGGCGCGCTGATCACAGCCGCTTCTGCAGCTCGAGCAGCGTCTCGAGCGTGCGGTAGCCCAGCGCGTCGTTGACCGCGTTCATGTGGGTGTTGACCTCGGCGTTGGAGGTGTCGACCGCGACCAGGCCCGGGTACGTCGCCAGCGCGAGGT includes:
- the glmS gene encoding glutamine--fructose-6-phosphate transaminase (isomerizing), giving the protein MCGIVGYVGGKAAEGVVIEGLRRLEYRGYDSAGIALVDDGSIVSDKRAGKLANLEKAIAETPLPPVTTGIGHTRWATHGAPTDRNAHPHVGRERRVAVVHNGIIENFAALRHRLEAAGTEMASDTDTEVAAHLLEEQLATGVDLTVAMQNVCRGLEGAFTLVAVDAQDPDRVVAARRNSPLVVGIGEGENFLGSDVAAFIEHTREAMELGQDQVVTITRDGVSVSGFDGTPAEGTRYHVDWDLSAAEKDGHDWFMRKEIFEQPRAVADSLLGRRGEDGLLQLDEMRLSDQDLRDIDKIIIIAAGTSFYAGMVAKYAIEHWCRIPVEVELASEFRYRDPILTSDTLVVAISQSGETADTLQAIRHARVQRSKVLAICNTNGSTIPRESDGVIYTHAGPEIGVASTKGFLTQLVACYLLALYLAQVKGTRFGDEISQVMDQLEQMPGHVQAVLDKADEVYALARDHVGSRSVLFLGRHAGYPVALEGALKLKEIAYLHAEGFAAGELKHGPIALVEEGLPILCVVPPRGRDQLHDKMLSGIQEVRARGARTLCLAEEGDTTIEPYADVLITLPQVPVLLQPLVAVVPLQLFACELASQLGHDVDQPRNLAKSVTVE
- the coaA gene encoding type I pantothenate kinase, with the protein product MSEAPAPPHGAPNGSEASPYVELERAAWAELAGTAETSLTPDEVVRLRGLGDQLDLREIEQVYLPLSRLLSLYVAANSRLHLEQEEFLHRVTPPRTPFVIGLAGSVAVGKSTTARVLQQMLAHWPEHPNVALVTTDGFLLPNAELERRGILHRKGFPESYDRKALLKFVIDIKSGKDEVEAPIYSHLVYDVLPDEKVVVKRPDIVIVEGLNVLQPARVRDDGRTGLAVSDFFDFSVYVDAALTDIKRWYVDRFLRLRETAFRDPASYFRKYAALSHDEAVDQATRIWDSINEPNLVQNVAPTRSRANLVLRKDADHSVRYVRLRKL
- a CDS encoding NAD(P)-dependent oxidoreductase, whose translation is MKIALFGATGMVGSRIASEATARGHDVTALSRSTGADMGSADAVRAAAADHDVVVSATGPSRTGESHEPWLASVSTLIDHAGDARVLFVGGAGSLLTPDGTRLLDSDGFPEEYQAEATSGAKALDLFRAAPESLDWTFLSPAPVIAPGERTGSYATSLDTPAGDFVSAEDYALALVDEIERPQHRRQRFTVASS
- a CDS encoding winged helix-turn-helix transcriptional regulator codes for the protein MVTMDRGDAFDPDCPTRVVLDRIGDKWTVLVIGALEPGSLRFTELRARIGGVAPKVLTQTLRAMERDGLLTRTVHAQVPPRVDYELTALGASLTAPIATLTDWAETHLPQILGSRETYDAAAEAR